A stretch of DNA from Methylogaea oryzae:
GAAATAGGCCAAGCCCCGGTTGGCGGCCTCGATGGCCTTGATGAAGTTGCCGATGGAGGACAGGGAGGTGGTTTGTTCCGCCAGGGCTTCGGCTCGGTCCAGGTCGCTGGCGGCGCGGGCGATGAGGGTGTCGATGAGGCTTTCCGAACGGTCGTAGCGGCCGCACATCAGCTCGGTTTTCGCCAGTTTCTGGTGGATCTGGAAGGTTTCCGGGTAACAGCACTCCCAGCAGTCCTCCGGCAGCAGCGCCAGGGCGGCGCGGAAGTATTCGTTGGCGGCTTGGGTGGCGAGGGCTTCCAAAGCCTTGTCGCCGGCCTGGTGGTTGATGCCGATCAGGGTGAGCGTCGCCGCCTTGTCCAGTTGTTCCGGACGGCCCAGGTTGAGGTGGGCGGCGATGGTGAACAGATTGTCCTGCTTGGCTAGGGCCTTGCCTGCGGGCACCGCTTGCAGCAAGTGGTGGCCGATGCGCCAGTGGATGGCGCGCCGCCGCTCGGCATCCAGCAGGCGCAGCACCGCTTCCTGCACCCGGTCGTGGACGAATTGCAACTCGGACTTGCTCTCCATCAGCAACCCCATGCTCAGCACCGGCTTGAGCCGCTCGAACAAGGCCAGCAGCTCCAGTTCCAGGATCAGGGCGATGTCCTCGGCGGTGAAGCGGTTGCCCATGCAGGCGCAGAACACCAGCACGTCCAGCGTCTCCGGCGGCAGCTTTTTCACCTTGGCGCCGAACAGCTCCACCACCGTGGGCGGCATGTTGGAGGCGTGGATTTTTTCCATGTCCCAGCGCCATTGGCCGTCCTCGCCGTAGTGCAGCAGCTCCTGGCCGTGCAGCCAGGACAGGCTCTCGCTGACGAACAGCGGGTTGCCTTCGGTGAGGTCGGCGACAAAGGCCGACAACAGGGCGGTCTCTTGCAGCGACAGGTCGAGGATGTAAGCCACCATCTCGTGGCAGTGGGAAGCGTCCAAGGGGCCGATGCGCACTTCCCTCATGGGCAGGCGGCGCGATTGGTTGGCGCGCAGCAGCCGGGTGAGGGGATGGGCGCCGTCCACCTCGTTGTGGCGGTAAGCGCCGATGAAGTACAGGTAGGGGTAGTCGGCGGCGCCGGCGAACACGTGGTCGAGAAAATCGAAAGTAGCGCTGTCGCACCATTGCAGGTCGTCGATGAACAGCACCAGGGGATTTTCCGCCGTGGCCAGGCAGGCGAGGAAGCGACCGAACAGGCTGTTGAAGCGGTGGCGGGCTTCCACCGGCGGCAGGGGCGGCACTTCCGGCTGGGAGCCGAGCAGGATTTCCAGTTCCGGCAGCACGTCGGTGAGCAGCCGCCCCTGCTGGCCCACGGCGGCGAGGATTTTCCCCTTCCAAGCCGCGACTTGCGGGTCGCTTTCGGTGAGAAACGTGCGGATCAGGTTGCGCAGGGCTTGCAGCAAGGAGCTGTAGGGGATGTTCTTCTGGTACTGGTCGAACTTGCCGGAAGTGAAATAGCCGCGGTGCTCTACCAAAGGCCGTTGCAGCTCCTGGATCAAGCGGGTTTTGCCGATGCCGGGCAGTCCGGAAATGAAGACGGAATGGAAGCCGCCCCGGATCACCGCGTCGTAGCCGTCCAGCACGGTGCGGGCCTCCTGGTCGCGGCCCACCATGCGGGAAATGAACACCACCCGCCGGGCGTGGTCGCGGGTGCCCAGGCGGAATTCGGCCACGCCGCCGGAGGCGAGGTATTCCCGCTGGCAGCGGATCAGGTCGGCGTAAAGGCCGCCGCCGCTTTGGTAGCGCTTTTCCGGCTCCTTGAGGCTGAGCTTGGCGACGATGCGCGACAGCATTTCCGGCACGGCCGGGTTGAGGCTGTGCAGCGGCGGCGCTTCTTCCGCCAGGTGGGAATGGATCAGCTCGAGGGGGTCGGTGCTCTTGAACGGCAGCCGGCCGCTGAGCAGTTCGTAGAAGGTGATGGCGAGGGAATACATGTCGGTGGAGAAATCCACCCGGTGGTTGATGCGTCCGGTCTGTTCCGGCGAGGTGTAGGCCAGGGTGCCTTCCACAAAGCCGCTGTCGTAAATGAAATGGCTGATTTCCCGCACGTCGATGGGGGTGATGAAATCGATCAGCCGCACCGCCAGGGTATCGGGGCGGATGAGGATGTTGTGGGGCTTGATGCCGCCGTGGACGATGCCGCCGTCGTGCACGGCGGACAGGGCTTGGGCCAGCTCCAGGGCGATGGCGAGGAAATCGGCCATCGACACCGGGTTTTGCCGTTGCCGCCAGGCGTCCAAGGGGATGCCGGGATAGTGCTCCTGCACGATGATCTGGATGTCGCCGTAGCTTTCGAAAGCGGTCGGGGTGATGACGCGCACGTCGTGGATCACCTTGAGCCGTTCCACTTTCTGGCGGATGTAGCGCCGCAGGCTTTCCTGGCGCAGGGGCGTCTTCAATATCTTGAGGGTGACCAGCCGCTGCGGCGAGTTTTTGGGGGAGGCCTTGTAAATGACCGAATGCAGGCTTTCGCCCAGTTTCTCCAGCAGGCGGTAGTGAGGCAGGGCGGGCAGTTGTTCGGCGCCGCGCTTCATGAAGGGCTCCCCGCCCGGCGGTAGGCGGCTTTCATTGCGTCACCAGCACGCGCCGCGCCAGCAGGGCGGCGGCGTCCTCGGCGCAGACGGGCCGGCTGAACAGGTAGCCCTGCGCCTCGTCGCACTGGTGGGCGCGCAGGAAGCGCAGTTGCTCCAGGGTTTCCACGCCCTCGGCGACGACTCTCAGGTGCAGGTCGTGGGCCATGCTGATGACGGCGCTGACGATGGCCGCGTCGTCGCTGTCGTCGGCGATATCGCGCACGAAGGACTGGTCGATTTTCAGCGCGTCGATGGGCAGCCGTTTCAGGTAGCTCAGGCTGGAGTAACCGGTGCCGAAATCGTCGATGGACAGGCGCACGCCGATTTTTCGCAGCTCCGCCAGCATGACGACGGCGCCGGCGGTGTCCTCCATCAACATGCTTTCGGTCAGCTCCAACTCCAGGTAGCGGGCGTCCAGGTCGCTTTGCCGCAGCGCGTCCAGCACCTGGTCCTTGAGGCGGCGTTGGCGGAATTGCAACGCCGACAGGTTGACGGCGACCGGCACCGCCAGCAGCCCTTGTTCCTGCCAGGCGCGGTTCTGGCGGCAGGCGGTTTGCAAGACCCAGTTGCCGATGGCGGCGATTTGGCCGGTGTCCTCGGCCAGGGGGATGAAGCGGCTGGGCGGCACCCAGCCGAGTTCCGGGTGTTCCCAGCGCAACAGCGCTTCCAGTCCGAGCACGCGCCCGCTGTCCGCATCCACTTTCGGTTGGTAGTGCAGGCGGAACTCCTCCCGCTCCAGGGCGCGCCGCAGGCTGGTTTCCATGGACAGCCGCTCCAGCGCGCCGGCGTTCATGCTGGGGGTGAAGAAGACGTAACTGTTGCGCCCGTCCTGCTTGGCGGTATACATGGCCGCGTCGGCGTTTCTCAGCAGGGTGTCGAAGTCCTCGCCGTCGTCCGGGCTGAGGGCGATGCCGATGCTGGGGGTGACGGCGAGCTGGTGAATACCCACCTGGAAAACCTCCTGCATGGACCGCAGGATTTTTTGCGCCACCTGCATGGCCTCGTCGCCGTTGCGGACTTCCGACAGCAGCACCACGAATTCGTCGCCGCCCAGGCGCGACACCGTGTCCGTTTCCCTCACGCTGTCGGACAGCCGCCGCGCCACTTCCACCAACAGGGCGTCGCCCACGGCATGGCCGAGGGAGTCGTTGATGAGCTTGAAACGGTCCAGATCGAGAAACAGCACGGCGGCGCGATTGCCGTGCCGTTGCCGTCCCGCCAGGGCCTGCACCACGCGGTCCCTCAGCAGCAGGCGATTGGGCAGATGGGTCAGCGGATCGTAATGGGCGAGAAATTCGATGTGTTCGGTGGCCGCTTTGAGCTTGCTGATGTCGGAGAAAATGCCGATGTGGTTGACGATTTCCCCCTTGTCGTTGCGGACGGTGGAAATGGACAGCCATTCGGGAAACACCTCGCCGTTTTTGCGGCGGTTCCAGATTTCGCCTTGCCAATGGCCGTCGGTCTGGATGGCGCTCCACATGGCCTGGTAAAAAGCCGCGTCCTGGCGGCCCGATTGCAGCAGTTTCGGGTTGCGGCCCAGCACTTCGTCGAGCCCGTAGCCGGTGAGGCGGGTGAAGGCCGGGTTGACGGAGACGATGTCGTTGTTGCTGTCGGTCACCAGGATGGCGTCCTGGCTTTGCGAGAACACCCCGGCCGACAAGCGCAGTTCCTGCTCGGAACGGCGCTGTTCGGCCAGGTCGCGCATCACCGCCAGCACTTCCTTGGGCGCTCCGCCGCTGTCGTGGCGCAGCAGCAATTGCAGAATGACCGGCGCTCGGCCGCCGTTCCGGCGCAGGAGTTCCAGCTCGAATTCTCGGGTGAAGCCGCGCACCCACAGCTCGGTTTTGAGCATCTCGTACAGCGGCTCGCGGAATTCCGGCGCGATCAGCTCGAACAGGTTCTCCCCCTGTATCGCCGCTTGATCGCGGTAACCCAGCAGCCGCAGGAATGCTTCGTTGCATTCCAATATCTGCACATTCAT
This window harbors:
- a CDS encoding EAL domain-containing protein, which translates into the protein MDTPRDDNDLRYLKTLSVLYVEDEDEIREQLAQFLQRRCAAVYTASDGRKGLDAFRRRKPDIVITDILMPVMDGLKMGAAIRELSPTTPIIITTAFEEPAYFQKAIDLGVDKYVVKPVDAGALLQALLNSARAVRAEAALREVEERYRLLFHLSHIAISVAGGEPAEPAGLADMNVQILECNEAFLRLLGYRDQAAIQGENLFELIAPEFREPLYEMLKTELWVRGFTREFELELLRRNGGRAPVILQLLLRHDSGGAPKEVLAVMRDLAEQRRSEQELRLSAGVFSQSQDAILVTDSNNDIVSVNPAFTRLTGYGLDEVLGRNPKLLQSGRQDAAFYQAMWSAIQTDGHWQGEIWNRRKNGEVFPEWLSISTVRNDKGEIVNHIGIFSDISKLKAATEHIEFLAHYDPLTHLPNRLLLRDRVVQALAGRQRHGNRAAVLFLDLDRFKLINDSLGHAVGDALLVEVARRLSDSVRETDTVSRLGGDEFVVLLSEVRNGDEAMQVAQKILRSMQEVFQVGIHQLAVTPSIGIALSPDDGEDFDTLLRNADAAMYTAKQDGRNSYVFFTPSMNAGALERLSMETSLRRALEREEFRLHYQPKVDADSGRVLGLEALLRWEHPELGWVPPSRFIPLAEDTGQIAAIGNWVLQTACRQNRAWQEQGLLAVPVAVNLSALQFRQRRLKDQVLDALRQSDLDARYLELELTESMLMEDTAGAVVMLAELRKIGVRLSIDDFGTGYSSLSYLKRLPIDALKIDQSFVRDIADDSDDAAIVSAVISMAHDLHLRVVAEGVETLEQLRFLRAHQCDEAQGYLFSRPVCAEDAAALLARRVLVTQ